A region of the Neomicrococcus lactis genome:
CTCTATCTTGGGCGTCTTCATCATGGCGTCTCGAATCCGGCGTCTTGGAAGATTGCCCGGGTGTCCTTGCCAGTGAGCCATGTAGCGAAGGCTCGCCCGGCTTCGGACGCGTCTTTTCTCACGAGGAGCGAATACGTATTGGTGGGTGCGTCTTGTAGTTGCAGTGTCTTGACGTTCTCCCCTGCACTCTTGGCATCGGTGGCGTAGACGAATCCGGCGTCAACTTCCCCGCTGCTGACTTTCGAGAGCACCGAGCGGACGTCCGATTCTTCGGAAACATTGGTGAGGTTGAGTTTTTGCGCGTCCACGAAGGTTTGGGTGGCGCGGCCGCATGGAACATCTGAAGCGCATCGCGCGACGCGAGGTTCCTGCCCACTCGAAAGGTGGGCCATGAAGTCTTCAATGCTGTTGAGGGAAGAATCATGAGGGACCACCAGCACCAGCGTGTTTTTGGCAATGATGCCCTTGTTCTCGAACGCGGCTTGGTCCTCAATAGCTGCGATCGATGCTTCATCCGCGGTGATGAGGACATCCGGCATAGTGCCGCCATTGACTTGCTGAACGAGGCTTTGCGAGCCGGCCACGTTGGAAATGAACTTCACGCGCGAAGTCGTGGTTGCTGTTCCCGGACTCGATGACGCTCCTGGACTAGTTGCCGTTCCAGGGCTGGTCGAAGTTCCCGAGATATAAGACTCGAAGGCTGCCTCAAGCTTTTCCAGAACGTCGGTGAGTGAAGCCGCCGCGAAGACGCTGACATCGCCAGACACTGTTTGCGTGCTCGAACGAGTTTGGCCCGTTGAAGAGTGCTCACTCGATGGTGCGCTCGCAAAAGCACAACTCGTCAAGACGCAAAGCCCTACCGCCCCCAGCGCCGCTGACTGCAAAACCTTGCGGCCCATCGCTGCGGAAGAACGCGAGATCACCACGCCTTCTCCTGCTCCGCCGACTCAATGACCACATTGGTGCTTTTGACGACGGCTGTGGCAATGGAGCCGGGCTCCAGACCCAGCTCATGCGCTGCCTCGGCGCTCATGAGAGAGACCACTCGGTATGGTCCACACTGAAGCTCCACTTGCGCCATGATCTGATCCGCGCGCACCTTCGTCACGATGCCCGTGAAGTGATTCCGGGCGCTGGATTGCACACCGGTTTGGGTTTTCGGCAGGCGCGCACGTTCGCGCAAGAGCGCCGCGACCTCGGCACCGGGAATCACTGTCCGGCCAGACCCATCCTTATCGGCGGTCAACGTCCCACCATCGATCAGACGACGAACCGTGTCATCGCTGACACCTAAGAAAATAGCGGCTTCAGAAATCCGCAATTGCGACATGATTACAGGCTATGTTTCCGCAGATGCTGAAGCAAGTGCTAAATCCTCTCCTTTTAGACCCGAATTCGCGTAACCTCGAGGAATGACTGTTCATTTGGGTCTCCCCGCGATTCCAGGCGCGAGCTCAAGCGACGCCTCCGTTGGATCTGTGGTGCCCCGAGCCGAACATCAGGAGAAGGCACTGCTTGATCGCTATGGTCGCCGCGCAACGGACCTCCGCATTTCCCTCATCGACAAATGCAACCTCCGCTGCACCTACTGCATGCCGGCAGACGGACTCCCCTGGCTCGCGAA
Encoded here:
- the modA gene encoding molybdate ABC transporter substrate-binding protein; this encodes MVISRSSAAMGRKVLQSAALGAVGLCVLTSCAFASAPSSEHSSTGQTRSSTQTVSGDVSVFAAASLTDVLEKLEAAFESYISGTSTSPGTATSPGASSSPGTATTTSRVKFISNVAGSQSLVQQVNGGTMPDVLITADEASIAAIEDQAAFENKGIIAKNTLVLVVPHDSSLNSIEDFMAHLSSGQEPRVARCASDVPCGRATQTFVDAQKLNLTNVSEESDVRSVLSKVSSGEVDAGFVYATDAKSAGENVKTLQLQDAPTNTYSLLVRKDASEAGRAFATWLTGKDTRAIFQDAGFETP
- a CDS encoding TOBE domain-containing protein — encoded protein: MSQLRISEAAIFLGVSDDTVRRLIDGGTLTADKDGSGRTVIPGAEVAALLRERARLPKTQTGVQSSARNHFTGIVTKVRADQIMAQVELQCGPYRVVSLMSAEAAHELGLEPGSIATAVVKSTNVVIESAEQEKAW